Part of the Triticum urartu cultivar G1812 chromosome 2, Tu2.1, whole genome shotgun sequence genome, AGCTCGCAGGAGGCCATCTGGACTATTAGGCCGCTCGGTTGCAAGCTGTAACCCGGCGCTCGCGCAAGCCGGAGCTCTGCCGCCGCCCAGCTCGCCGCCGTCAACTCTGCCGGCCAACCTAGCACTTTCCACCACCACCAGTCAATGCGCACGGTCACCAGCATCCTATAAAACGCAGCCTAGCGTTGAATGGTTGCCGGAATCGTCACGGCTAGCGGTGGCTGCAGCCTGCAGGAGTGCTCCTGGTCTCGCCTGCGGTGGCGGCGAGGGCGGCTGCGGTCCTGCGTGCGTGCCACGGCCAGGGGCGGCTGCAAGTGCGCGTGCGTGCCAGGACCAGGAGAGATGGCAGGTGTGCGTGGGTGCGTACGCGCAACCGAGGTCAGCCATGGCCGACGGGTCCTGCGTGCGTGCCACCGCTGTCGTTTGAGCACGAATTGGTCACGTCTGAGCACCGTACCGAGATGCTAGAGCTCGCAGGAGGCCATCTGGACTATTAGGCCGCTCGGTTGCAAGCTGTAACCCGGCGCTCGCGCAAGCCGGAGCTCTGCCGCCGCCCAGCTCGCCGCCGTCAACTCTGCCGGCCAACCTAGCACTTTCCACCACCACCAGTCAATGCGCACGGTCACCAGCATCCTATAAAACGCAGCCTAGCGTTGAATGGTTGCCGGAATCGTCACGGCTAGCGGTGGCTGCTGCCTGCAGGAGTGCTCCTGGTCTCGCGTGCGGTGGCGGCGAGGGCGGCTGCGGTCCTGCGTGCGTGCCACGGCCAGGGGCGGCTGCAAGTGCGCGTGCGTGCCAGGACCAGGAGAGTTGGCAGGTGTGCGTGGGTGCGTACGCGCAACCGAGGTCAGCCATGGCCGACGGGAACGGcgagaagagaggagagagaggagaaaGAGACTAGTCAATCTGCCCACCTGGAATTTTTTTTGCACGTCAGCCCGACAGGAGGGACCCACCTGTCGGATTTGCTGTTTTCTGGGCTAAAACGAAGAATCAGTGCTCCGCGTTACAGATTAGCCCATTGTTGGTGGTTTTTTGTGCCCTGCCTCAAATGTGATACCGATCTATTACCCTAGCCCATAATGTAGTGGTTTTGGATAAATAACTCTTCGCGTGCGAATGATATGGCAACTACTAGAAGGGAGCCAAGGAACACGTCGGGTGGCTGTAGTATGGTAACCTACCTTCCCGAGCAAGAGCTCGTTGGTGTGGGGGCCGTAGATGTCGGAGGTGTCCAGGAAGGTGACGCCGGCGGCGACGGCGTTGCGGAGGAGCGCGATCATGTCCTGGTCGGGCTTGCGCTCGCCGTAGGCCGCGGACATGCCCATGCAGCCGAGGCCCTGCGCCGAGACCTCCAGCCCCTGCGAGCCCAGCTTCATGCGCGGCACAACCACCGGAGCAGCAGCCATGTCGTTCGTGCTGTGATGAACTGATGATTGCTGGATGAGTAAGTAGGTCTGGAACTTGCAGTGCAATGCTGCGGTGCAATTTATAGTGCGGTGGAGGGCGTCATGGAGTAGGTCACCAGGCTGCTGGTTTGAATGAGCTGCCGAATTAGCGCAGAGCGTCACCCCGTACGTTAAATTGAAATGGACATTGATCTTTTTCACTCTTCTAAGGTCCTCTTCTAGATTCCTCGTACTACATGACAGTGAGTGAGTGGCGGGGCGGTTCGAGTGGGACGCCACGGTGGCTGACTGGCTGGTCCAACGGATGGGCACGCCACGGGGGAAAGGAACGTGTGGGTCCAGGAGGCAGATGCCACGGCGACGGGCGACGGGTCACCGCCCGTCTCCGCCACATGAAAAATTCGATGATGGACACCGAAGTGCGAAGTGACTGCCGACGCCCCGTCGGTCGATTTCAGCGTCGCCGTTGGCCGGGGGTTCGTGAGCTCACGCACGCAACTCATCGGAGAATCGGACGGGCCTGGCATCCGAATCGTGTGTGTCACAGCCATGCATGTGTCCTGTCTACGATTCCTGGCttggctggctggctggcttGTGGATAGGTTTGTCTCGGACACACGATACGACGGCGACGCCTGCCTGCTATCCGCTCCGGCGTGTCGAGTGAGTGACGAGGCGATCCAAGGAGATTGTCCATACACTGAGTCATTCGTGTGTGGCACACTCTCAGAAAAgcctccctccgtcccataatataagagcgttcaAGGGAGTAATTATTAGGGCGTGTGAGGCAAGCTATGTCATTTAGGATATTGTTGTTGCCTCTTCTGATAGGAAATCATAATAGTTTTGTTAGAAATAGTTAGCATCATTGTTAGGCTAAATAGGCGGTTAATATTATCTTTAACATAACTGTCTACCGGCAGTTGCTTTGTGAAGCCTTGTCCATATGATATGTACGTCTGTTAGAACAAACGCCTCCTTATAAACCGACTCTGTAAGCGCCTTTCTGGCCAAACGCCATATACCCAACCACAACGTACGTCAAATTTTGAACTAGAGCATAGCATCACCGTGTATATTTTGGGGCATGCCCATTATTTTTTCAGTTTGGATTATAGCTATTACGAGCAATGAAATTAACATCATTGACTTCTACATCGGTGATATGGCATTTACGCTACCTCTTCTTTACCTTTCATGACGGAGATGAGTTCATCAAACTTAGCTGTCAACTCCGTGTTGTTTTCTTCAACTGTATTGACTTTTTTGGTGGTAGTTCTTTCAACATGTCATTGGGCATGGTTCCCTTGCATATCATCAAGTAGCTTCTTGACATCATCTATGGGCTTACCCATGATAGTTCATTGGTGCAGCGATTAGCAAAGTCACACAATATGAAAGTCATGTCTAAGCCAGAAAGAAAACCAAAACCCCGAAGTGATCAAATCCAAAATAAAAAAACTACAATAATAATCATCTCTGCACTAACCATCTCATGACACCACAAGAACAATGAGGTTATTCAACATCACCTCGGTCACCTATTCCGACCACCAAAGACTAGAGTCTAGATTTCTACTCGGAAGAACCAGACTGGGCATATCCAAGCAATGCCTTCAATAAAATAACGACACAAAAACATCACCATTGTCATGTACAACCAACTCGGATCATACCTACGTTTTTCACCCCGAAGCTCAAAACTGGGTACTCGAGAAATACCACCATCAAAGCCAATCATGGGTTGTCGCCATCACTTTTCCACAATCCTAGAAGCTGGGCTGGAAAATCAATCGGCGCCACTGCATAACCATACCTTGTGCATCAAGTCGTCATCCATAAATTGCATTTCACAGCCGAAGGTAAGCACCGGATCTTGAGAGATTAACCTCGCGAAGACCTTTTGGCAATCATCACAATCCACAGTGAGGTCGCCGCCGTAGGCCGAAGTATCCAAAGGACTCTAGAGGCTTCCAGAAGACTTGCATCAGGGTGCACGAAGCATGTGTTTGTTAGGCAGATAGATTTACTATGTTGTAATCTTCTGTTTATTTCTATTCCTTGCGTGTGTAACAATTGAAGTAACAACCAGTGTATGTCGAAGGTGCAACAATTGATGTAATTCGGCCCCTGTAAGGAGGTGCGACGCGTACCGCAATCTTCACATGAGGTTGGGAATTCTAAATGGTTTTCCGGATGAAAATGTGTTACAAAAGGGCCTTTGTAGCCCTGCCAAAAAGTTCAACACTTGGGGGATACTTCCTTGCAGGCATAATAAAAAGTTCAACACTCATGGGCAGGAATTGTGCTACATTAGCAAACAATTGGTGGTTCCATGATTCCATCCATGCACGGAGTGCTCGTGAAATTATTTGATTTGCAACTATTTCAAACCAGTGATACGAAGCATCAGCATAGTGATTGATTCCCATGATACCCAACTAAGTGGGTTTCCAGGATGACAGGGAAGGGGTCTCGGAGTCCTTCCAGGTGTTGAGGAACGTGTTGTGGTACCGATCACCTTGGACCGCATCCATGGCAGCGTAGGACTCGAGCTCAGCCATCTCCTCAGCCGTGAGCTCAACAGACAATGCTCTCAGGTTCTGGTTGAAATTCTCAACTTTCGTCGTGCCGGGTATGGGGCACACATCGCTTCCCTGGTGGTGAACCCAAGCCAGCGCGAGCTGGGACGACGTGCAACCCTTCCTCGCAGCCATCTCGCTCACGCGCTCGAATATCTCTGCATTCTTCTTCATGTTCTCGGGTTGAAATCTTGGGAGATTCTAAAAACGCAATGAGATGCATTTgttagaaaaaggagaaaggagaAAAGTAAGATAGCTAACCGCATGAAGAAGGAAGTGTCATGAGTGGTTCATTTACCTTGCGGAAATCGTCTTCTGGTAATGTGTCCACTAGTTTAGGTCCAGTGGATAGAAAACCTCTGCCTAGTGGACTGTACGCTACAATTCCAATGCCAAGTTCTCTAAAACAGAAAACATTTTGTAAATTCTTTCTGGGACTACATAAGGAGGACGTTTCATGGTATGACAAAGTTGTACTAAGGCTACGACAATTAATTTGGATCGGAGGGATATTACATATGAAGCTGATTTTGAAAAGAAATTGCGAAAAAATAGGTTTGTAGTCATTGCAAATACCTGCAAGTTGGGATTATATCTTCTTCGACATCTCTTGACCACAAAGACCACTCCAGCTGAACGGCGGTGATGGGATGAACTGCGTGTGCCCTTCTTATTGTCGACGCCGAGGCCTCCGACAACCCGACGTATTTCACTTTTCCTTCTTGGACTAACTTCTTGATCTCACCCATCTACATGCATACGGAAGTCAAGAAGGTAGACCAGTCAATACCTACAAGCCCTCAATCTGTATAAAATGAAACGAAGTTGAACAAGTAGTGCTACGTAGTACTTCCTTGGTCTGAAAAAACTTACTCCAAGTTTGTTTTTCAAATGGATGTATATAGCACTAATTTGATGTTAGATATATCCATTTGAGGGACAAATTTTTTTGGACAGACTGAGTACGTAGTACTGACTGTGATCTCCACGGGGACATTCTTGTCGATGCGGTGCTGGTAGTAGAGGTCGATGCAGTCGACGCCGAGCCGGGCGAGGCTGCCCTCGCACGCCGCCCGCACGTAGGCCGGGTCGCCGTGGACCTCCCAGGTGGCCGTGATGCCAAATTTCGTGGCCAATTGGACCTGCTCCCTCACCCCTCCCTGCAGCGCCTGCTTTATTGCACGGAGAACTCTGGCCGGTCAGACATCCGCGTGCGAATGGCAACTAGCGAGGAGCCAAGGAACACGTCGGGTGGCTGTAGTAAGGAGGTAGCCTACCTTGCCGAGTAAGAGCTCGTTGGTGTGGGGGCCGTAGATGTCGGAGGTGTCGAGGAAGGTGACGCCGGCGGCGACGGCGTGGCGGAGGAGCGCGATCATGTCCTGGTCGGGCTTGCGCTCGCCGTAGGCCGCGGACATGCCCATGCAGCCGAGGCCCTGCGCCGAGCCCTCCAGCCCCTGCGAGCCCAGCTTCATGCGCGGCACAACCACCGGAGCAGCAGCCATGTCGTTCGTGCTGTGATGAACTGATGATTGGTGGATGAGTAAGTAGGTCTGGAGCTTGCAGTGCAATGCTGGGGTGCAATTTATAGTGCGGTGGAGGGCGTCATGGAGTAGGTCACCAGGCTGTGGGTTTGAATGAGCTGCCAAACCAGAGCAGAGCGTCACCGCGTACGTAATGTGCCCAAAATTAGTTTACCCAGTGATGCGTGACCATTTTTTTGTCAAACAATTCAGTCCAGACAAATATTTTTAGGTAAAGTAGTCCAAAGGCTGCGGCATCTTGTGATAGCACTCATTCGGATAACATCCGGTCAAAGTCAAGATACCACCTATTATTAAATTTTTTACGACCTAAAAATAGTTTTATTCCATTATAATAGGGTTCCAGTCGATAGGCCCGAGCCGTTGAATTGTTCTACTTCAATCCAACGGTTGGCTCATCTTGTTTTTTCTCCGGCTGTTTCTCTCCtcacacacaaaaaaaacagaCACGTCGTGTCACATGAGGCCCCGGTGAGCCCTCGCAGGGGGCACCATAGTCAACCGTGGTGTCCCTATCTCGAACTTGGTTACCGTCAATCCTAGCGGCAGTCAAAATAAAAAGTTCTCCCACTCAAACTAGTGAACCCTCATCATCGCCTGCACAAGCGACACCGTCCTGGATTGGCCTTGCCACAGATGTCGCCGCATGACGCCGCACCCCCATCTCGACCTCGGAGATGTGCGTTGTATGTCTCTAGAAATTGAATGAGGAATAGCAAATCCAGGAAAAAAAATTAAGCCACGATCAGGGGTGGAGCTGGAGCTCATGCTACCCCAATGCACCACTTAACTATGGCATAATATTATCAAATAAAAATACATTAAATAAAGGTGTGTTTCACAAATTGTAACATGGATTACCTAACATAATAGAAATCGATTTATGAAAACAAAATGCAACAATCAAACTACTTAATATAATGCTACAAGAAAAGGACATAATTACTTGAAAAGAAGTCTTGCACTCCCAAATTCCAAAACACATCATCAGGCATTAAGGTTCAATAACCTACAAGATAAAAAAATAGAATTTAATTTTAAAATAGAACATAGTAAAATGCCCAAATCAAAGTACTTAAATTTGCTAGAATTTTAAATTTTACCTTTAGTATATTCTCTTCCTCCGAGCCTTGAAATAGTGACCCACTTGATCATTGGTGACTTTTTTTCATTTCTTCTTTCTTCACATAACAAATAACATCATCATTGAAGATATCATCATTGAGGCGATTGCGCAAGTAAGTTTTGACCTATTTCAGTACTGAAAGCACCTCTCAACTGTAGCAATAGCAAAATAGGCAACACAATCACTAGTTTCAACAACCGATAAAACAAAGGATACATAAAATGCCTCCTTATTTGCACCATATTTTTTAAAGCTCGGTGATTGTTGCTATGCTGGAAAAGCTATCATCTTTGTGCACATCAGCAATAGAGCCGTAGATCCCGATCAAGATGCCTAAAATCCCCAAAATCAAAATCTTGAGGGTATAGTTTAGCCAGAATCATAAGATTTCCCAAATTGAAACCACGAAATGAGTCTCGTGGACTCAAAGACGCTGACCAAAAAAGCATTAGGGGATGTCTCACTGAACCTACTATCAAGCTCCTGAACTAGCCAATCAAAAACATCATTGAAGCAATCAACTTGATAATGATATTTGTTGGTAATTCTGGTTACctgccttctctttttttttggaTTAACATATGCTTCTTCCATGTCCAACTCTCCAGTACCATGTTTCTCGCAAAACACATGAACTTCACTTAGCATAGATTCCCATCCATCTTCTCTAAGTTCATTCAAAACAATTCTTGTTGACTTGACACATTTCATGGCATTTACTACATCTTGATCTTGTCGTTTCAATGCTAATGACAATGTGTTGGTAGTAGTGAGGATTATTGTCAACATGAGATGCAAATAGAAGCCAAAGTCAAAACATTGAAAATACACTAGAAGACCATTTGCTTGGTCTCTATTTGTTTGAGTGGTGTCTTCTTCTTCGACAATTTCAAGAACTTTAATAATCGGCTCGAACAATGGCAACCAAACTCTTAAGTGTTTTAGCATGAGAACCCCAATGAGTGTCCCCGGGTCTTTGTAGGCGTTGCTCTTGATTCAAACATGTTCCCGTTGTAAGTTGCCTGCACCCTAAAGCCTTGctcattttcctcaatatttACATCTCTAATCACATCCCTTTGCTTGGCAGAACGAACCAAAACATTTAACATGGTAGAAATCATACTGAAGAAATTACTAACCCCTTTTTGCTTTCTTACAACAACCAGAACAACTAAGTAAACTTGGTGAGCAAAGCAATGAGCATAATAAGTTGTGCTACTTTCTCTCATCATCAATGATTTGAAACCACTGAACTCACCTCGCATGTTGCTAGCACCATCATACccttgtgttggaaatatgccctagaggcaataataaaatggttattattatatttccttgttcatggtaattgtctattgttcatgctataactgCATTAACTGGAAActataatacatgtgtgaatacatagaccacaacatgtccctagtaagcctctagtggactagctcgttgatcaatggatggttatggtttcctgaccatggacattggatgtcgttgataacgggatcacatcattaggagaatgatgtgatggacaagacccaatcctaagcatagcacaagatcgtgtagttcgttcgctagagcttttctaatgtcaagtatcatctccttagaccatgagattgtgcaactcctggataccataggaatgctttgggtgtatcaaacgtcacaacgtaactgggtgactataaaagtgcactacaggtatctccgaaagtgtctgttgggttggcatgaatcaagactgggatttgtcactccgtatgacggagaggtatctctgggcccactcggtaatgcatcatcataatgagctcagtttgactaaggagttagtcatgggatcatgcattatggaaagagtaaagagacttgccggtaacgagattgaacaaggtatagggataccgacgatcgaatctcgggcaagtaacataccgatagacaaagggaattatatacgggattgattgaatccccgatatcgtggttcatccaatgagatcatcatggaacatgtgggagccaatatgggtatccagatccctctattggttattggcgGGATAGGTGTATCaatcatgtctgcatagttcccgaacccgtagggtcaaCACACTAAAGGTTCGGTGACGCTGGAGTTGTAATgggaatagtatgtggttaccgatggtagttcggagtcccggatgagatcccgaacatcacgaggagttctgaaatggtccggaggtgaagattgatatattggatgaaggATATTGGAGTccgaaagtgttccgggggtaccaggctatggtcagcatgaccgaaaggtgtttcggaggccccggcaagtcttgcagggcctcatgggccaaggggagggggcaaaccagcccactaaggggttgtgCGCCCCCCACACCCTTTCCCATGTTACATGGGGAGGTagggcgcctccacctggcttgggaggcaagcctccacctgcttggcttggggggcaagtctccctagggtttccctagggagatccaatctgTCCTAGCCAccgccccctaggggaaaccctagggcgcttcccccttctccccttccccctatatatagtgaggggtgggagggcagccgcacccttcccctggcgcagccctctccccctctccaactcctcctcctcttccgcagtgcttggtgaagccctgccggagaaccacgagctccaccaccaccacgtcgtcgtgctactggagttctccctcaacttatcctctccccttgttggatcaagaaggaggagacgaccacgggttgtacgtgtgttgaacgcggaggcgccgtccgttcggcgcttgatcggatcttccgcgatttgaatcgccgcgagtacgactccatcaaccgcgttcttgtaacacttccgcttagcgatcttcaagggtatgaagatgcactccttctctctctcgttgctagcatctcctagattgatcttggtgacacgtaggagaATTTTAAATtgttactatgttccccaacagtggtatcagagctaggtgtatgcgtagattctatgcacgagtagaacacaaagtagttgtgggcgatgatttgttcaatttgcttaacGTTACTattcttatcttgattcggcggaattgtgggatgaagcggcccggaccgaccttacacgtaagcttacatgagactggttccactgacagacatgcacttgatgcataaggtggctagcgagtgtttgtctctcccactttagtagaatcggattcgatgaagagggtccttatgaatggtaaatagcaattggcatatcaccgttgtggcttttgcgtaggtaagaaacgttcttgctagaaacccatagcagccacgtaaaacatgcaacaacagttagaggacgtctaacttgtttttgcagggtatgttatgtgatgtgatatggccaaaaggatgtgatgaattatatatatgtgatgtatgagattgatcatgttcttgtaataggattcacgacttgcatgtcgatgagtatgacaaccggcaggagccataggagttgtcttaatttattgtatgacctgcgtgtcaatgaaaaacgccatgtaattactttactttattgctaaccgttagccatagtagtagaagtaatagttggcgagacaacttcatgaagacacgatgatggagatcatggtgtcatgtcggtgacgaaggtgatcatatcgcgcctcgaagatggagatgaaaggcgcaagatgatattggccatatcatgtcactttatgatttgcatgtgatgtttgtcatgtttacatcttatttccttagaacgatggtagcataaataagatgatcccccgctaaaatttcaagaaagtgttcctcctaactgtgcaccattacgaaggttcgttgtttcgaagcaccacgtgatgatcgggtgtgatagattctaacgttcgcatacaacaggtgtaagccagatttacacatgcgaaacacttaggttgacttgacgagcctagcatgtgcagacatggcctcggaacataagagaccgaaaggttgaacatgagtcgtatagtagatgcgatcaacatggagatgttcaccgttgatgactagtccgtttcatgtgatgatcggacacgacctagtcgattcggatcatgtatcacttagatgactagaggaatgtctatctgagtgggagttcattgaataatttgattagatgaacttaattatcatgaacatagtctaaattgtctttgcaaattatgttgtggatTAATCGCTCGCGCTTTAGCTCCCTgttttaatacgttcctagagaaagactaagttgaaagatattgtaagcaattgtgcggactagggccgtagtctgaggattgtcctcactgctacacaaaaggcttatgtccttgatgcaccgctcagtgtgccaacccctctggcgtcgtctgtggatgttgtgaacatctggcagacaccttctgatgactacctgatagtttagtgcgccatgctttacggcttagagtcggggctccaaaagcgttttgaacaccatggaacatttgagatgttccaagagccaAAATTGGTAtctcaggctcatgcccgtgatGAGAGGTTTGAGACCTCTAATAAGatctttgcctacaagatggaggagaatagctcagtcagtgagcatgtgctcagaatgtctgggtacttcaatcacttgaatcaagtgggagttaatcttctagataagatagtggttgacaaaagttctccagtcactatcaccaagctgctagagtttcgtgatgaactataacatgcaagggaagttgatcccggagctgttcgtcGTGCTTAAGGTCATAAAGGTAGAAATctagaaggagcatcaagtgttgatggttaacaagaccactggtttcaaagaaggcaagggcaagaagggaaacttcatgaatggcaagccagttgccgctccggtgaagaaacccaagaacccaaacccgagacgaagtgcttctattaggggaacggtcactggtatcggaactgcctcaaatacttggtagataagaaggctggcaacttcaacaaaagtatatttgatatatgtgttattgatgtgtaccttactagtactcctagtagcacctgggtattagataccagttcaattgctaatattggtaactcgaaacaaaagctatggaataaacggagactagctaagggc contains:
- the LOC125538721 gene encoding probable aldo-keto reductase 3; amino-acid sequence: MAAAPVVVPRMKLGSQGLEGSAQGLGCMGMSAAYGERKPDQDMIALLRHAVAAGVTFLDTSDIYGPHTNELLLGKALQGGVREQVQLATKFGITATWEVHGDPAYVRAACEGSLARLGVDCIDLYYQHRIDKNVPVEITMGEIKKLVQEGKVKYVGLSEASASTIRRAHAVHPITAVQLEWSLWSRDVEEDIIPTCRELGIGIVAYSPLGRGFLSTGPKLVDTLPEDDFRKNLPRFQPENMKKNAEIFERVSEMAARKGCTSSQLALAWVHHQGSDVCPIPGTTKVENFNQNLRALSVELTAEEMAELESYAAMDAVQGDRYHNTFLNTWKDSETPSLSSWKPT